GTGCAGATTCGGCTTCACATTCAAAATACTTAATCTGCAGAGTCCCGATGAGAGCTCCTTCAAGTTGTTTTCAGGTTTTTGAGACATTTTTATATCACATAACTGGAAATCTGGAATGTCTAGTTAtctagaaataagcaagaatgTTTCTTGTATAACTTATTAAAGCTTAATGTATTATCATGACTCATGAGCTTGTCTGTAATGCTGTTTTCTTGCACGACATTCATATTGTTTCTAGTCATCTGCCTGGTAATGTTTTCTGGCTCTCACTTTGTTTGATGCTCCAGCATCACATTATTTATTTTCAAGTTGTACATAATGCATATATAGGTTCATGAAATCAGAAATTAATATCAGTACTTCTATATTAGTCAAGTTTTAAAAAAAGCTGTTCCGGAAATACTGCAACACTGAAAACATACAAGCAACTGGAATTATTGCTGTATTTGACATATACATTACAAATTAATAAAGAAAAAGCCTGGAAAAAACTATATATAAAAAGCTCTCACTCACTTTccaaataaaataataaaaaaatatggTAAAATATTTGCATTGACACTCCCTACTTCCCAGCCTTTCGTTTAGCTTCTGAAGTAATTGCCTGCCTCGCACCTCGCAAGGGAGTGTTTTTATTAACATTTGCCGTTTTTCGTGAAGGCGGTGAAGGCCTGACTTTTGGAATCATACTCTTGCTGCAAGATTCATAATCATAGTAGTTAAGTTAAACAGGTTAATGCTGCATGTTTACTGAAGCAATATGCAAATGTGAACATGTGTTCATTTACCTTAAATCTGGGCTTTTTCCAGGATTTAGGTTAGGCTTTTGAATCTTTGACCCAATCCCACTTGCTAAATTGGATAGTTTGGAATGGTTATATTGCCAAAGCAAATCTGGTTCAGATGAATCACTAGTAGCAGCATCAAGCTCATCTAAATCGTCTGCAGTAGCAATATCGAACTGGTTGCTTGAAGGGAACATGTTATACGACTGATCAGGGTATGTTTTTGAGGAATCTGACAAATACTTGTTGTAAAATACGTCACCCATGTTGCCATCAGCTTCCCAGCATCCCAAAGGCTTTTCAACTCTTCTTGCAGCATCTTGCTTGTTCACCATCACCTTGTCTACCCAGTCACCTGAACTAGCATCTCTATCTTCCTCCCCATATTGTTGACCAGGACTACTGACTGGAGGCCATGGTGGGGAATTTCCCAATAGCTCGTCCAGATCAAAGCTTTGACTCTTTTGTCTAGCTGAAGAGTTGTTTCGGGTCTATACAAATAACATAAGCTTTAGATGACCTTTTCTCTTAGATAATTATAGTCGATAGATGACATTTTGTTTAACATATAAAAAATATGTAATTTCCATAATTTGGTAGAtatatcaaaaataaataaaacttaaCAAATGAAACGAGGTTTGATCAATATATCTGCCGCAGATATATTGAAGAATGTCAATGACATCGATCAGCAATATTTCGGAAATCTAAACCCTTGCAATATATGTGTACAAACTTACATGACGCATATATGTCTTAAAATTTTCCAATATATGTGTACAAAACTTACATGACGCATCTATGAAATCTAAATCCTAGACATTTCCAATTTTCTGTTGCTATCTTAATTATAGAAAAAGAAATGAATTGTGATATAATATAATTTCCAATACAGTGGCATCTTAATTATATATATGCTGGCATTTTAAAAGCTAGAAATAGTTTAGATTTTAAAATGCATACATATATCAACAATTGCAAACTAAATGATAATTATTTGCATATGatttaattttaatacaaatgaAATACAGATGGCATAATTTTTAGTTATGCACTGACGACCATTTCTTTTTCCTGACTCTTATTTGAATTAGCATTGAGCACTTGAGAGGTTTGAGAGAGATTACGAGTAGCAACATGTTGCAACTTGCAAGTAAAAGAACTCAAGATGTACAATCAACTAAAAGGATAACTACTTAGTAGATATTTACCTCTATATTGCCCACTTCCTCCATTGGTTTTCTTCGGTTGTTTGAATTAGAGAAAACATCCACCCGCTTGTTGGATTGGAAAGGTGATGACAAGCTACATGGGCTTCCGGACATCATACTTTGAACAGGCTCAGGTTCTCTTTCTTTCCTTGCCAAGGCTGCTCTAAGACTGGCAATCTGTCACAATATTACAAATCTTTATTCAACTCGATGCATGACCATTAGCAATGTAAATATTTGTTACCCAAAAAGGAGTAGTTTAAAATTaaagataatccaaatatttcaACCTGTTCTTTTAGTTCTTTAACATCTGAAGTATCCTTGTTCACTCGTGCAGCACCAAGTTCAACTGTGGCAACCCGCTCCGCAAATTTAAGAGTACTGATTGTTTCTCCAACAGCATCTGGCTCAGGGCTTATGTGAACAAACATAAGTGTCTTAGCTTGCCCACCTAAAATAAATTGACAGCAGTAAGAAATATGTAAAAAATAAAGGTAAAAAACCAGGCTTTCAGATTTCTCCACGCATATAAAATGAATTTCCTTACCAAGTGAATCTTGGAGCAATTGGGTTAGTTTGCTGTTCCTGTAAGGCACATGTGAATTCTTTTGAGCAAGGGAAGCTATTACATCGCCTAATGCAGATAGAGATCTATTAATATGTTGGGCCTCTTTCAATCTGTCTCCGGTCACTTCAGATTTGTCCACCCTCTCACTTCCTGCCAGATCAACTAGATGCATACATCCACGAAGAATAGCTCCAGATGTCAAATCTTTTCCTTGGACATGGACAGTTAAGCAACTGCATCATGACAAATAATATTAGCATTTGCGGATGACGTTCATTGCTCGACAGACTACTTAAATACTACCATACCTATGAGAGCGACTGCTGCGATCATTAAGGGCTGTTGCTCCAACTGCCCTATTTCTTTGTCCAACATTCATTAGATCAATCACATCAGAAGGTTTCGTGACATGAAGCAGGCTTGCATCTGGGACATTAAGTCCAGTTTGGGAGCTATTGCGAATTTCCAATGTATTAAACCGTTAAGAAAGAAACTAGAACCAAGGtttatatgaaaataataaatacaATTACTTTCTATATATTTGCAACGTAATTTTGAATTGAATAATTGATGTAGTGAAGGATATCTTTTATTGAATCCATCTGCAATGAGGAGGTCTCTAACTTGCTCATTATAAATCTCTATCATCTGAACAGAAACATCATATTGGAATGTGTCCCTTCTTTGCTCAGCAAGAAGAAACAGATCACTCAGTGCTCTATAATTTACTCCTAGAGTGTCCTCTGTTAGATCCTTAGGTCCAGTCTTGAACATGAAACACGAAAGAGAAACCCATTCAGTTGTAACCTATGATAAATTGATAACATATTGCTTTAAGTGAGGAATTATCAGTATATCTCACCATTGTGTAGGTTTTACCCGAACCAGTTTGGCCGTAGGCAAATATACAAACATTGTAACCATCAAGAACTGAACGTACAAGTGGCCTAGTATCTGAAAATACCTCTCCTGCCACATAAAAGAACAAAATTAAGAACTTAAACTGGATGAGGCATATCTAATTCGATACAGAAGGCTAAATAGAAATTTGTAGGCGGGCTATATCTAACATAACATTTTGGTTGCTGAATATTCAAATTTGCAATTTGGTGGCCATAGATTTCTTTTGGAGATTGGCCTTTTTGAAAGACGAAGGTAATATCTGGCCATCAAATCGCGAATATGCATTTACTAAAGAAAATATAGCTAACCTTGGGTTGAACAGGGTCCATATACTTTGTTGAAGTTAAAGGATCGATGGCCTTTTCCATGTCTTGACGGAGCACTAATGGTTATCATTCCTTCTTCAATCTGATCCACTGTACTCGAAGAATTTGATTGTCCTCCCAGAAAGGGTCTCACTCGACAATATACCCTAATATTTCCTAATATAAGCAACAAAATAATTAGATAATTTTAAAAGctagataatagacatattcaCAGGACAGTGATGATAAGTTTAGTACCTTTAAGGTCCTGGACTTGATTATAAAGTTTACGGTTTTCCAAGAGCACTTTATGATATCCAGAAGCAGCATGAGCTAGACCATGGATGTGCAGGCCTACAATAAAAAAGAGCACATACTCAGTATAAGGTACACTATTTTTATCATCCATACTTTCCCTAGGTTCAGAGGTATTTctatatttaaaaaatcaaattttaagaTCATAGAGTACTTACCAAGATTTTGCATCTCATCATGAAACTTCATTTGCATAAACTGCATACCAGCTTTTGTAGTAGAAAGAGTTTGTTTAAGCTCCTGCAAGATTAAGATTATTAAAAAGCTTAGTAAGTTGCAAAGTACAAAATATATATGTGAAAAAAGAATAGACGAAAGGAACACCTATATCTCACCTTTATATCTCTATGCTGTCCGTCAATGATCATTAGTTGTTTCATAGATCTTCTTTTTAATTCTTCATCAGAGACAAATTTATTAGGAAAACACTGCTCTTTCTTTGGTTGTGCAGCATTTCTGTCTTCGTTCTTCATGTTGAGGCAAAAACAGAAAGAAACATCAGATTATTTTCAATACTGCATCACATCGTTTTTTAGGCAATGACTATCCTACATTCCAATGATAGTTCAATAAATTTTGTACCAGTAAAGTTACCTTTAGCTTTGAGTCACCTGAATTCTGTTGCATGAGAACCTTGTTTCCATGCAAAAAATTCGTATCTTTTGATGATGTTTTCTTCTGCAAGACATAAAAGATAAAAGTTTCAGTTAAACTTTAAAAGTATTTCAGGTCTATTAAGCTCATTAAGCATTCATTTCAGTCTGTATTGTCTTTTGGAAGAAGCTACTGACAAGATGGAAATACAGGTGCTAACAAGCTTACCACTTCAACTTGGTTTGCAATTCGATTCTCAAATTCCTCCATAACCTTGGTCAGCACAGATTCTACGAGCTGTTACAAGCACCCAAAAAAAAAAGTTTGCTAAAACTAAGACTGAGACAACAAAAGTTCAAACACTAATATATTTGGAGCAAATAGTGCCCCCCCCTAAAATTAGAATCCAGTCATGTGGAAGTTTCTTAAGATTTATATTAAATCCGTATTATATTAAAAGAGGAGTGCAAAAAATggttattaatatttatatacgTGTATTGATATGTTCAAACAACAGGTTTATCTCTTTCATATTGCCTGCCCCGAAAAAGGGGTAAATGTTTCACTAAGATTTGCGAGGGAGTTTTCTAACTATAAATAAAACCATGCACATTTCTACTTACACTGGGAACTTCTTCAGCCTTTTTATCTAATAGAACCGCTCGAACAAGCAGACTTAAAGGAGAAGAAGACTGCATATAAATATAGAAACAAGAAATTAATGTCCGCATTGGGTTAAAATTGGACAAACTAGATGTGCGCAATATAGTTGTCTCACATACCGTTTTACTAGAGTCACTGTCGGGACAGAGGTTACTGAGAGCCTTTTCATTCATCGACACATTCCTTGACAAAGAGTTGGTAAACGGCTCTGAATTCTTGCGCACGTGTTGTCTCATAGGTGTAGTAAGTTTTACATTTCCACCAAATTTCCACACTCCATTGCCACCAGCTTGTTTCCACTCATTGTATGATTTTAGTGCCAATACTGAATTAACAATTCTTGAAGATTTCCCTCCCTGGAAAACAACAAATGATTTTTTAGTGCCATTATTGTTTGAAAAATGAGTGTGAAACCAAATTCCAGCTATGCTCTTAGCAATCAAAATCTACGAATTTTGTAACAAATTGTTGCGCCTACAAAATTTACCTGTTCCAAGTCAGATGCTTCAAAGGTAGGCAGCCCCATATCTTGCACAGATACAAGAAAGTTCCTTACATTTTCGAAGTATTGAAAGGCAGATAAAGCTGCTCCATCAGCGACTTGAGTAGAATCACATAGGCTCTCAACAACCTTAAAATTTATTGCATCCAGTCAATATCATCAATTAATCTGATTGCATTTCTGGTCCAATAAATTCAAAGAAGGACTAATGAAGTTGTACCTTTGGCACGGCTCCTGGTTGAATCTTATTTAGAACATTGCACAGAATAAGCCCGCTTCTCAAACCAAGCCTGAACTCTTCCTCAGAAGGCTCTGCAGGCAAATCTCTAGCTCCAACAACTCCAACCATCTTTCTTAACCAAGCAGCAGCTTCATACCTTCTCATAGCTAAAAAAAcacgaaaataaataaattacgGTACAATATTTTCATCCAACATCACATTTAACATCCACTAAAAATCATTCCAAAATTTTGATTTCACGCATATTACATAAACCAAAATTGAACAAGCGACAAACAGCCACAAACATGATATTTGATCAAACACAAATCACACCATCATAcaataacaaaaaaaataataattatcttGATCTGAAAACCTAATGTTCctttaattttcaaaaaaaattgtaATGCAAGGTTACGGCTTAGATTCTCGCTCACTCCCGAAATTTATTAGAAGATACTCATTCGCAAGACATATAAACCTAATCATTCGAAAAAAATATGTAATGCCTAACTACCAATCAAATTTTCAAGATTACATAAAAGCatatatacaaaaaaaataaaGAGAGTGATTTACCAGCTTCTTCAGCTCTCCGAGAATCTAAATCGAGATCTCGAGAACGAACACCGTGTTGTTGTAGAACATCCTCAACAACAGACGCCATTGTAAACGATAATCCTCCTCTTTCAGTCCCCATTACTAACAAATTACAATAATAATGATCCCAATTATCTCAATTAACGAATTGCCTTATTCACAGACTCAATTTCAAACCCTTGCGCATCAATTTAGTAGCGATCACAAGTTAATTAGATTTAGAGAGAGAAATTGTGGAACTAGAAAGCTTCAAAAAGAGGGAGAATATAATTTTACAGGCTAGCTGCTCTTAATACattatgatgatgatgattatACATACATTATACACACAGTCTCCATGCCTTtgcttttctctctctctctcaatctctctcacactctctctctctgctTTATACTTATAGTGAGTAGTATGTATAACTTTTTTGAAAACTCTTATTAGCCGTTCTCTCTCTAACTCCGAGCCTCAACGTTTCATTTTTCAGAACCCCTCTTGTTTATTTGTTTAAACCGAACTGCTTAAATTTAAATTTAGTGGTAGTGTTAATTAAGCGCGTGAAGAATAAGCTCTATTGGCGTGACGTGTGATGGCGGTATCTTGTAAGGAAAATACTTTATGCGATTTACTAATTACGTTTATTCATAAATTTTTAGCAAATTTAGTAGGATCGCTTTGCTGTGTAATGTAAATGACTAAATTTTTCAGATTTTGTCTATGTTCGGATAATTAAAATCGAAAtcgtttaattttttttttggacTTATACAATAAATACATTTAGattataattcaaatataatCTCGTTAAAATATATTGTGTACACTACTTATAACTAAGTTGGCTTGTTATGTTAAACATTAATTtgttgaatttttgaaaattaaaaatggaACACCCGTGATTGTTTTTAACTTGTATGATAAATTTCATCCATGGCAATCACCTTTTTTATTTACTTAAGACTTAGCTCATTTTTATATTGTTGAAATATAATAGACCAAATTTAAAGAGAGTTATGTTTCCTTCATAATTCATAGCCATCTTCAAATATGAAAAAACATATAGAGAAATACAAATTTAATATCTTTTATATGTGATATACACTTATGTGCTTCGAGATGTTTATTATGGACATGTAAAATTATTCCACTAAAATCTAGCAACTATCAGTATAGTCGCGGTATTaatgaaataaatatttttgaaGTGTTTATCAACTAGTCTATCAACTAATGAAGAAATTATTAGTGTTTGTTGAAATTGTTAAGAAATCAATAACTCTAATTTAAATTGTAATAAAATTTTATACTATTAAACATTTCATCATAATAAAATTTTATGCTCTTAAAAATTTCATCAATCATATAATACGTTTTGTTACAAttgacaattaaaattaaaactaatattaatattaatatatcaacgacaaataattaaattatatgaatgAGATTGATAAGACTCAAATTCGAATCTCTTCATAAATCGAGTTTTAATAACATGTTAAATAGCTTATTGTCCTAAAATAAGTCAGAAAACCATTACTATTTAAGGTTATTTTAGAACGTCGCCGGACTCGACAAAATGGTTGGCAACTGTACTTGTGACCTTTTCTTTGCGTCTGCGATGTTATGAAGATTAAAGATTGAGAATCCTATAAAGTGTTGGGAAAGTTTTATTATTGTGTGATTAGGAAAAAGGTTCAACTAAGTGATGATTGTTAGCGGTATTTcgtagggctgagcattcggtcggttcggtcaaAAATCGAGCCGAACGGAATTAACCGAAAACGGAATTATTGAATTTTTCAAAACCGAGTCGAATCGATCTTATATATTAACCGAACCGAAAACTGAACCGAGTTATTTCGTTTTATTCGGTTCGGTTTCTAAAAAACAGAAATAGTTAAAAAAtattgttttataattaaaatttataaaataaaaaaccaaaaaatatttaaatatactATAAAATTGCAAATACCGTTTGATTACGGAAGATTAAAGACCTATACACTAGTTTATAGGTCATCTTAGAGTGCTACTACTAATAACTAATAATATTAGTATTAATCTGTATATGTTGAATAAATatgttatatataaaatataattcaaaataatgTATAAATATATTTCGGTTAATTCGGCTTTAACCGAACCGGTATTCTAAAAACCGAACCGACTCGATTTTATTTCGGTCGAAATCGAAAAACTGAAATAACCGAAATTTTCCAAAAAAAtcaaaccgaaccgaaccgaaccgaaattgCCCGGTTCGATTTTTcgatttcggttcggttttgctcagccctaatATTTCGTGTCAAATCTTTATAAATTTATTTGTGTCCCCGATATATAAAAGAACATGACACAACGACAATTGGAGAAGAaaattgtaacgcccccaaatccggggtcagaggatttggtcgtcactataaaatttcaatccaaatcaacctgtttaatcaataaataaatgtcagcggaagatatttaacataaatgaccccaactaatccaagatcttttaaggttacagttctagaaacaagaattccaaatttcacaaataatttttttcactttcttttgacactcttttcaataaattccaactcacaattaaacccactagtataacttcgaaatgaagtatactaggcccaaataaaatacacaactataatataatataatataaacaactttatacaatagaacttacactagccctcaaaccctggaccaaccaccttccaaaagcttcttctttgcttcctcgaattacgcagctaaacagcgcaagttaatcctcactggaggttaaatttaaaaacaggcaagtatgagtggaagaaatgctcaacaagttcattatagtaaatatagggtcgtttgatataaaccgacatctgcattagagcagaacatttaaaatcataattgttgaaccAGAAAACTCTTCTTaatattttcaagcgaaaggcttcagcaatactttgaatcttgataagaatcaaactcgtaaaacagtggttacggaaatatcgtaaacagtgctaacatgaaacaatgattatagagtggatcataaacccagtcaaaaccgaactcttcaaattaatacttactttgctatcatatcaaattagatatcaatacgaactctgatgctcacaacacccatactaaagtcaacatcagtcatctatactaataccacctttgatatttaacaacaaactaagtattctcaaaatcagaaactgaatcaaagccacaattcacttttaatccaaaacagaatcaatacttttaatccaaaacagaatcagttgataaatcattattttatgaatatcagaaatgatatgataatttagattaggatcattctccgacggacgtactatcacatgatgatcagcccgtgtgatagcacaaggtcatgattcttagaaacgtgaccccaaaaacacgagtactcaaataaaaaggcataactagcctgtggcaaaatggtgtcataatattcatatggcacttagaaatagccctccgctggaccgtctgtcccggtcacttacgcaattatgatccaatcttaaaaccttttattgaaatggggtcatgatactcgacacccgaaataattttatttcccccaattcttgggtaggaatattcgcaaccaaatcacttttctcaaaatccaaaatatttataaatccgataattggataagtaaaatcacttgactattcttaACATAGAACAG
This sequence is a window from Apium graveolens cultivar Ventura chromosome 9, ASM990537v1, whole genome shotgun sequence. Protein-coding genes within it:
- the LOC141684194 gene encoding kinesin-like protein KIN-14I, whose protein sequence is MGTERGGLSFTMASVVEDVLQQHGVRSRDLDLDSRRAEEAAMRRYEAAAWLRKMVGVVGARDLPAEPSEEEFRLGLRSGLILCNVLNKIQPGAVPKVVESLCDSTQVADGAALSAFQYFENVRNFLVSVQDMGLPTFEASDLEQGGKSSRIVNSVLALKSYNEWKQAGGNGVWKFGGNVKLTTPMRQHVRKNSEPFTNSLSRNVSMNEKALSNLCPDSDSSKTSSSPLSLLVRAVLLDKKAEEVPSLVESVLTKVMEEFENRIANQVEVKKTSSKDTNFLHGNKVLMQQNSGDSKLKNEDRNAAQPKKEQCFPNKFVSDEELKRRSMKQLMIIDGQHRDIKELKQTLSTTKAGMQFMQMKFHDEMQNLGLHIHGLAHAASGYHKVLLENRKLYNQVQDLKGNIRVYCRVRPFLGGQSNSSSTVDQIEEGMITISAPSRHGKGHRSFNFNKVYGPCSTQGEVFSDTRPLVRSVLDGYNVCIFAYGQTGSGKTYTMTGPKDLTEDTLGVNYRALSDLFLLAEQRRDTFQYDVSVQMIEIYNEQVRDLLIADGFNKRLEIRNSSQTGLNVPDASLLHVTKPSDVIDLMNVGQRNRAVGATALNDRSSRSHSCLTVHVQGKDLTSGAILRGCMHLVDLAGSERVDKSEVTGDRLKEAQHINRSLSALGDVIASLAQKNSHVPYRNSKLTQLLQDSLGGQAKTLMFVHISPEPDAVGETISTLKFAERVATVELGAARVNKDTSDVKELKEQIASLRAALARKEREPEPVQSMMSGSPCSLSSPFQSNKRVDVFSNSNNRRKPMEEVGNIETRNNSSARQKSQSFDLDELLGNSPPWPPVSSPGQQYGEEDRDASSGDWVDKVMVNKQDAARRVEKPLGCWEADGNMGDVFYNKYLSDSSKTYPDQSYNMFPSSNQFDIATADDLDELDAATSDSSEPDLLWQYNHSKLSNLASGIGSKIQKPNLNPGKSPDLSKSMIPKVRPSPPSRKTANVNKNTPLRGARQAITSEAKRKAGK